In Saccharicrinis fermentans DSM 9555 = JCM 21142, a genomic segment contains:
- a CDS encoding RagB/SusD family nutrient uptake outer membrane protein — MQNNLYKTIAKSLIVGVSACFMAGCNDYLDVTPPSQISPEKYLMDESHLAAYTVKYYADYGNYNGGSDSKGGMLPSHYGSGGESFYFDDLATDNETTRGSSSRFVPGLWTVGATGGEWNFSNIYALNYYLTTVSERFEAGEISGNSANIGHYVGEGYFLRAHEYFYRLRKLGDFPIIKEPLPDAQELLTEASKRQPRNEVARFILEDLDKAIDLLLDNPSGGKTRITRNAALLLKSRVALFEATWLKYHAGTALVPNGTDWPGANKEYNSNYSFPSGSLGNEVDFFLTEAMNASEEVAEAISLVSNNSVIQESASQALNMYYDMFATPDPSSYDEVIMYREYSVDLDRAHSFNHYIYHGAQKGYTHQMEHSFLMQNGLPVYDVASGYQGDDYIQDTKVNRDTRWQLFMKAPGEVKAFKNIDVPEMFDIAPEVYSSDGKYSTSTGYMLGKGFALDYNMQILGQDIVAPVIFRAAEAYLTYIEASYEKTGTINATADSYWRAIRARAGVDEDYNKTIAATDMSQEALYDWGAYSHGVLIDATLYNIRRERRCELIGEGQRYNDLIRWRAMDQLNDFQVEGCKIWGPMQNDYADGLLLADQADEKDNTISSSSLSEYLRPYQIVQSNNNYYNGLNFTEAHYLEPIAVQHFLITANDGETISTSPIYQNPGWPTVSGQGAE; from the coding sequence ATGCAAAATAATTTATATAAGACAATAGCTAAAAGTTTAATTGTAGGAGTGTCTGCCTGCTTTATGGCAGGATGTAATGACTACTTGGATGTAACTCCTCCGTCACAAATTTCACCAGAGAAGTACTTGATGGATGAATCTCATTTGGCAGCGTATACGGTTAAGTATTATGCAGATTATGGTAACTATAATGGAGGAAGCGATTCGAAAGGAGGAATGCTCCCTAGTCATTATGGTAGTGGAGGTGAGTCTTTTTATTTTGATGACTTAGCCACCGATAATGAAACAACAAGAGGATCTAGTAGTCGTTTCGTTCCTGGTCTCTGGACGGTAGGTGCAACTGGCGGCGAATGGAACTTCTCTAATATTTATGCATTGAATTATTACTTAACAACTGTTTCAGAACGGTTTGAAGCGGGAGAAATAAGTGGTAACTCTGCGAATATTGGACATTATGTTGGAGAAGGTTATTTCTTACGTGCGCATGAGTACTTTTATCGATTAAGGAAGCTAGGCGATTTTCCTATTATTAAGGAACCCTTACCTGATGCGCAAGAGTTGCTAACTGAGGCATCTAAAAGACAGCCTCGTAACGAGGTGGCGCGCTTTATATTAGAAGATTTAGATAAAGCGATTGATTTGTTGTTGGACAATCCTTCGGGAGGGAAAACTCGTATCACACGTAATGCTGCTTTGTTACTTAAGTCTAGAGTTGCCTTGTTTGAGGCTACCTGGCTAAAATATCATGCCGGTACTGCCTTGGTTCCTAATGGTACAGACTGGCCCGGTGCGAATAAGGAGTACAATAGTAATTATAGTTTTCCAAGTGGCAGTTTGGGTAATGAAGTGGACTTTTTCTTAACAGAGGCAATGAATGCTTCAGAAGAAGTTGCAGAAGCCATCAGCCTGGTGTCTAATAATAGCGTTATACAGGAAAGTGCAAGTCAGGCTCTTAATATGTATTATGACATGTTCGCAACACCTGATCCATCGTCGTATGATGAGGTAATAATGTACAGAGAGTATTCGGTCGATTTAGATAGAGCGCATAGCTTCAATCACTATATTTATCATGGTGCACAAAAAGGCTATACGCACCAAATGGAGCATTCTTTTCTAATGCAAAATGGTCTGCCAGTATATGATGTAGCAAGTGGTTATCAAGGTGATGATTATATCCAAGACACAAAGGTTAACCGAGATACTAGATGGCAATTGTTTATGAAAGCCCCAGGTGAAGTTAAGGCATTTAAAAATATCGATGTTCCCGAAATGTTTGATATAGCGCCAGAAGTTTATAGTTCCGACGGTAAGTATTCAACGTCAACGGGCTATATGTTGGGTAAAGGTTTTGCCTTGGATTATAATATGCAAATTTTAGGTCAAGATATTGTTGCACCCGTCATCTTTAGAGCAGCGGAGGCGTATTTGACTTATATTGAAGCTAGTTATGAGAAAACAGGAACCATTAATGCTACAGCAGATTCTTATTGGAGAGCAATTCGTGCGAGGGCTGGAGTAGATGAAGATTATAATAAAACGATTGCTGCAACAGATATGAGTCAGGAAGCATTATATGATTGGGGAGCCTATTCGCATGGTGTTCTTATTGATGCAACTTTATATAATATTCGTAGAGAGCGTCGATGTGAATTGATTGGTGAAGGGCAACGTTATAATGACCTTATTAGGTGGAGAGCCATGGATCAATTGAATGATTTTCAGGTGGAAGGATGTAAGATTTGGGGGCCAATGCAAAATGATTATGCTGATGGACTCTTATTGGCAGATCAAGCTGATGAAAAAGACAATACGATATCTTCTTCGAGCTTGAGTGAGTATTTAAGACCATATCAAATTGTACAATCTAATAACAATTATTATAACGGGCTTAATTTTACAGAAGCACATTATTTGGAGCCCATTGCTGTTCAACATTTTCTTATAACAGCAAATGATGGAGAAACAATTTCCACATCTCCGATTTATCAAAACCCAGGATGGCCTACTGTTTCTGGTCAGGGTGCAGAATAG
- a CDS encoding glycoside hydrolase family 2 TIM barrel-domain containing protein, whose product MHKLLVLITLFICGSVFAEDKVPDWENPQVFGINKEETKATFVPYQSLQAAKINKYEDSDWYLSLNGVWKFNWVYKPEDRPVGFYTDDFDVSDWGEMPVPGNWELNGYGTPIYTNITYPFAKNPPLIDHSHNPVGSYKRSFQLPENWEHRRVFIHFESGAAAMYVWVNGQKVGYSQNTKSPTEFDITDFVKTGENSVSVEAYRWSDGSYLEDQDFWRLSGFDRGIYLYSTDHLRIADFFAKAGLDGNYKNGILDIEVDVANKLKNNAQVSLGVRLIDGRDKTVFAQDTKVEIGGDVQKRLHIKGNVTKAHKWSNETPYLYTLLLSLMDSEGQLIEAVSCKVGFRTVEIKNAQLLLNGKPLLVRGVNLHEHNAYAGHVVDEETMMKDIALMKQHNINAVRLSHYPHSTLWYDLCDKYGLLLVDEANIETHAMGAEWQAWFNKDKHPAYLPEWADAHKDRIKRLFERDKNHPSVIIWSLGNECGNGPVFYDMYDWLKKEDPTRMVQFEQAGQNRNTDIVCPMYPGIKSMKKYAERTDVTRPFIMCEYAHAMGNSNGNFQEYFNIIQVSSHMQGGFIWDWVDQGLFATDDSGRDYFAYGGDIGGYKYTHDQNFCANGLVSADRVEHPGLMEVKKVYQDILFSAKDIRKGVVTIQNRFLDRNLKDYRFKWVLKKNGASVREEIFKVSLSAGLSKDVKLALPLWNAEKGVEYTLGIYAYTMSDGVFLPQGFEIAREQFVFDTNDYFNQSVNAEGALEVVENDYRVDVKAGNVDVRIDKRSGLLSGYKVDGINLLNGGPEPDFWRAATDNDYGNGMPSKLNVWRSAGRNRLLKSVTVSEEDSCVLIHSELWLLDVSSPYFISYSIFPDGSIQVQVKWEAGRDDLPELPRFGMQMRLAKEFDHFKYYGRGPWENYSDRNTASLLGIYESSVKDQRVDYIRPQENGNKTDVRWLTLTNDKGMGIRVRGLQALSVKVAHNPTEDYDAGLSKKQMHPSDITPRHQVYLNVDLKQRGLGGDDSWGRYPHQPYLLLDKTYSYGFVISVVK is encoded by the coding sequence ATGCACAAGCTTTTAGTACTAATAACATTGTTCATTTGTGGAAGTGTTTTTGCAGAGGACAAAGTGCCCGATTGGGAGAATCCTCAGGTATTTGGAATCAATAAGGAAGAAACCAAAGCTACTTTTGTGCCATATCAAAGTCTGCAAGCTGCCAAAATAAATAAGTATGAAGATTCAGATTGGTATTTGTCGTTGAATGGTGTATGGAAATTTAATTGGGTATATAAACCGGAAGATAGACCCGTTGGTTTTTATACAGATGATTTTGATGTAAGTGATTGGGGGGAGATGCCTGTTCCTGGAAATTGGGAATTAAATGGTTATGGAACACCAATCTATACGAATATAACCTATCCATTTGCCAAGAATCCTCCTCTGATCGATCACAGTCATAATCCTGTTGGTAGTTATAAGCGAAGCTTTCAGCTGCCAGAGAATTGGGAACATCGTAGGGTATTTATTCATTTCGAAAGTGGTGCAGCGGCTATGTATGTGTGGGTGAATGGACAAAAGGTGGGATATAGTCAGAATACCAAAAGTCCTACCGAATTTGACATTACGGATTTTGTAAAAACGGGTGAGAATAGTGTTTCGGTGGAAGCTTATCGTTGGAGCGATGGTTCTTATTTAGAAGACCAGGATTTTTGGCGACTGTCGGGATTTGATAGGGGGATCTATCTGTACAGTACTGACCATCTTCGTATTGCGGATTTCTTTGCCAAAGCAGGTTTGGATGGGAATTATAAGAATGGAATCCTGGATATAGAGGTGGATGTAGCTAATAAGCTTAAAAATAACGCACAGGTGAGTCTTGGCGTTCGCCTGATTGATGGAAGAGATAAGACTGTTTTTGCGCAAGATACGAAGGTGGAAATAGGTGGTGATGTTCAAAAAAGATTGCATATAAAGGGAAATGTCACTAAGGCCCATAAATGGAGTAATGAAACACCGTATTTATATACCTTATTGCTTTCGTTAATGGATAGTGAGGGGCAATTGATAGAGGCCGTTTCTTGTAAAGTTGGTTTTAGAACGGTTGAAATTAAAAATGCGCAATTATTATTGAATGGCAAACCGCTATTGGTTCGTGGAGTGAACCTGCATGAGCATAACGCTTATGCAGGTCATGTGGTTGATGAGGAAACAATGATGAAGGATATTGCTCTGATGAAACAGCATAACATCAATGCTGTGCGTCTAAGTCATTATCCGCATAGTACCTTATGGTATGACTTGTGTGATAAGTATGGACTGTTGCTTGTGGATGAGGCGAATATAGAAACGCATGCCATGGGGGCAGAGTGGCAGGCTTGGTTTAATAAAGATAAGCACCCGGCTTACTTGCCTGAATGGGCAGATGCGCATAAAGATAGGATAAAACGTTTGTTTGAGCGTGATAAAAACCACCCTTCGGTTATTATTTGGAGTTTGGGCAATGAGTGTGGAAATGGACCTGTATTTTATGATATGTACGACTGGTTAAAAAAGGAAGACCCAACGCGTATGGTTCAGTTTGAACAGGCCGGACAAAACCGTAATACCGATATCGTTTGTCCCATGTACCCGGGTATCAAATCCATGAAAAAATATGCTGAACGTACCGATGTAACGCGTCCGTTTATTATGTGTGAATATGCACATGCGATGGGTAATAGCAATGGTAATTTTCAGGAATATTTCAATATCATTCAGGTAAGTAGCCATATGCAAGGTGGATTTATTTGGGATTGGGTAGATCAGGGTTTATTTGCGACTGATGATTCTGGAAGAGATTATTTTGCCTATGGTGGCGATATAGGTGGTTATAAATATACCCATGATCAAAATTTCTGCGCGAATGGATTGGTTTCGGCTGATAGAGTTGAGCATCCGGGACTAATGGAAGTGAAAAAAGTTTACCAGGATATTTTGTTTTCAGCAAAGGATATTCGTAAAGGGGTTGTTACAATTCAAAATAGATTTTTAGATCGTAATTTAAAAGATTATAGGTTTAAATGGGTGCTAAAGAAAAATGGTGCGTCTGTTCGTGAAGAGATATTTAAGGTGTCTTTGTCGGCTGGTTTGTCTAAAGATGTAAAGCTTGCTTTACCTCTTTGGAATGCAGAAAAGGGAGTAGAATATACACTTGGCATCTATGCTTACACGATGAGTGATGGTGTCTTTTTACCCCAAGGGTTTGAGATAGCTAGGGAACAGTTCGTTTTTGATACGAATGATTATTTTAACCAGTCTGTCAATGCCGAAGGAGCACTTGAAGTGGTTGAAAATGATTATCGTGTTGATGTAAAGGCGGGAAATGTTGATGTGAGGATTGACAAGAGGAGTGGATTGTTGTCGGGTTATAAGGTGGATGGAATAAACTTGTTGAATGGTGGCCCAGAACCTGATTTTTGGAGAGCTGCCACTGATAACGATTATGGTAATGGAATGCCATCGAAATTAAATGTCTGGCGATCGGCAGGTCGAAATCGCTTACTAAAGTCTGTTACAGTTTCTGAAGAAGATAGTTGTGTTTTGATTCATAGTGAGTTGTGGCTTTTGGATGTGTCTAGTCCTTACTTTATCTCCTATTCCATCTTTCCTGATGGGAGCATTCAGGTCCAAGTGAAATGGGAAGCAGGAAGAGATGATTTACCTGAGTTACCTCGTTTTGGTATGCAAATGCGACTGGCAAAGGAGTTTGATCATTTTAAATATTATGGTCGTGGACCATGGGAAAATTATTCAGACAGAAATACGGCAAGCTTATTGGGTATATATGAAAGTAGTGTGAAGGATCAAAGAGTTGATTATATACGTCCACAGGAAAATGGAAATAAAACAGATGTTCGATGGCTCACGCTAACCAATGATAAAGGGATGGGTATTAGAGTTCGAGGATTGCAAGCCTTGAGTGTGAAAGTGGCCCATAATCCAACAGAAGATTATGATGCTGGCTTATCTAAAAAGCAAATGCATCCTTCTGACATTACGCCTCGCCATCAGGTTTATTTAAATGTTGATTTAAAACAGCGGGGCTTGGGAGGAGATGATAGTTGGGGACGCTATCCGCATCAACCATATTTATTACTGGATAAAACATATAGTTATGGTTTTGTTATCAGCGTTGTGAAATAG
- a CDS encoding glycoside hydrolase family 88/105 protein, with amino-acid sequence MPQNKSKQNVTAENLNSVEKQDVIAIIERVNDYWQTNNPEHGRAFWDNAAYHTGNIYAYEVTGKEAYKAYSEAWAVHNEWKGAKSDDKANWKYHYGENDDHVLFGDWQVCFQTYIDLFNMDEIKDSSKIKRALEVMEYEMSTDNKDYWWWADGLYMVMPVMTKLYKITQNELYLDKLFEYFTYAQSIMYDEETGLFFRDAKYVYPRHKSMNGLKDFWARGDGWVFAGLAKVLQDMPADYVYRNTFVDVYKKMAVTLKEAQQKDGYWTRSILDPAHAPGPETSGTAFFTYGYLWGMNNGVLSVDAYEPVVTKSWKYLSSMALQESGMLGYIQPIGERAIPGQTVDKNSTANFGVGAFLLAASEMVVFLDK; translated from the coding sequence ATGCCTCAAAATAAGAGCAAACAGAATGTGACCGCCGAAAATTTGAATTCCGTGGAAAAACAGGATGTGATAGCCATAATTGAAAGGGTGAATGATTATTGGCAGACCAATAATCCTGAGCATGGCCGGGCTTTTTGGGATAATGCGGCATACCATACCGGAAATATTTATGCTTATGAAGTGACAGGGAAAGAAGCGTACAAGGCTTATTCTGAAGCGTGGGCCGTACATAACGAATGGAAGGGCGCCAAGTCGGATGATAAGGCAAACTGGAAGTATCATTATGGCGAGAATGATGATCATGTGTTATTTGGAGATTGGCAGGTGTGTTTTCAGACTTACATAGACTTGTTTAATATGGATGAGATAAAAGATTCATCAAAGATTAAACGTGCTTTAGAGGTTATGGAATATGAAATGAGTACGGATAATAAGGATTATTGGTGGTGGGCTGATGGCTTATATATGGTAATGCCTGTGATGACAAAGCTTTATAAAATTACTCAGAATGAGCTTTATCTGGATAAATTGTTCGAGTATTTTACCTATGCGCAAAGTATCATGTACGATGAGGAAACTGGTTTGTTCTTTAGAGATGCCAAATATGTTTATCCAAGACATAAATCAATGAATGGATTAAAAGATTTTTGGGCAAGAGGTGATGGTTGGGTCTTTGCTGGTTTGGCGAAGGTATTACAGGATATGCCAGCTGATTATGTGTATAGGAATACCTTTGTAGATGTGTATAAAAAAATGGCCGTTACATTAAAAGAAGCGCAGCAAAAAGATGGGTACTGGACCCGCAGTATTTTGGATCCCGCACATGCACCAGGACCTGAAACCAGCGGAACTGCTTTTTTTACCTATGGTTACTTATGGGGGATGAACAATGGTGTGCTTTCTGTTGATGCTTATGAACCGGTGGTGACAAAATCGTGGAAATACCTTAGCTCCATGGCTTTGCAGGAGAGTGGTATGCTGGGCTACATTCAGCCAATTGGCGAAAGAGCCATCCCTGGTCAAACGGTGGATAAAAATTCTACAGCTAACTTCGGCGTTGGCGCATTCTTGCTGGCAGCGTCTGAAATGGTAGTCTTTTTAGATAAATAG